In Leifsonia sp. ZF2019, a genomic segment contains:
- a CDS encoding oxygenase MpaB family protein: MRNDFHRGPTTRPPVDLRTIGAEALPLVGGGRALLLQVAHPAVGRGVLEHSDFAERAMDRLHATMTFMYAATFATPEEFAVVRRRVNKAHAPVRAEAAEGAPAYNAYDPQLQLWVAATLYETMTQLYERVFGRLADDERERVYQEYTRLGANLQVPPSSWPPTRAAFDDYWQAMIERLAVSDGTRELARQILYPRNVPSWMRVFLPDIRLVTAGLLPAEVREQYRLPWDADRAHRYERWMHRLARWYPRVPRFLRTAPRDDYLRRVRRLVKEDRAERARRSGTSPA, encoded by the coding sequence GTGAGGAACGACTTCCACCGCGGGCCGACCACGCGACCGCCGGTCGATCTGCGGACGATCGGCGCCGAGGCGCTGCCGCTGGTGGGCGGCGGCCGGGCGCTTCTGCTGCAGGTGGCGCATCCGGCGGTCGGCCGCGGCGTGCTGGAGCACAGCGACTTCGCGGAGAGGGCGATGGACCGCCTTCACGCCACGATGACCTTCATGTACGCGGCCACGTTCGCGACGCCGGAGGAGTTCGCCGTCGTGCGACGCCGGGTGAACAAGGCCCACGCCCCGGTGCGCGCCGAGGCCGCCGAGGGGGCGCCGGCCTACAACGCCTACGACCCGCAGCTCCAGCTGTGGGTGGCGGCCACGCTTTACGAGACCATGACGCAGCTCTACGAGCGCGTCTTCGGAAGGCTCGCGGACGACGAGCGGGAGAGGGTCTACCAGGAGTACACCCGGCTCGGCGCCAACCTCCAGGTCCCGCCGTCCAGTTGGCCACCGACACGCGCCGCCTTCGACGACTACTGGCAGGCGATGATCGAACGCCTCGCTGTGAGCGATGGCACGCGAGAGCTCGCGCGGCAGATCCTCTACCCGCGGAACGTCCCGTCGTGGATGCGTGTGTTTCTGCCCGACATCCGGCTCGTGACCGCGGGACTGCTGCCGGCCGAGGTGCGAGAGCAGTACCGGCTGCCGTGGGACGCGGACCGTGCGCACCGGTACGAGCGCTGGATGCACCGGCTGGCACGCTGGTACCCACGCGTCCCCCGCTTCCTCCGTACTGCGCCACGCGACGACTATCTGCGGCGGGTCCGCCGCCTGGTGAAGGAGGACCGGGCGGAGCGCGCCCGACGGTCAGGGACGTCCCCGGCCTAG